agtgaaataaaaatttattgtttgtttgataTTATATTAAAGAATTATTCTAGAGATGAACTGGACGTCGAGAAGTGATTGAATGTGTTTTTACAAATTATTGAAGAAACACTTATTGACGTGATGATCGAGTATCGACGTTGATCTTCCCATTTGTTGTGCTGTCCTCATTTACCAGTGATTTAGATTGTAACTTGACTTAACTTTGTTTCTTCACTGACCAACGGAAGAGTTAGTGGCAGCATCAACTCACAAAATTTATAGTGTTCGAATCTCTCTACAAATTGATAGAGGTTCGGGTGTGGTCCGTAACTATGTGCGTGTGCCTACGTCGTCAATTTCGCGCTGCGCTGCTTTTTACCCCCAAAACAAGAACAGCTGCTAAACATAACGATTTGTCCCTGacaaaggaagaaataggCTTGACTGGTATTGGACTAGAACGGTTGTTGCTAACTTTGAAAACATGTGAAAGCTAGAAGTTTAATATCGATAAGAAGTATTCCAAACTGAAAGTGCTGTCACCATCTCCAACTCTGAGCTTCTGAATTATTACATAATCCTAGACGTTCCCTGTCTGACTTCCTCTGAATTGCCTGGATTAATAATGAAGCCTCTGAAAGATCATGAAATGTAtgacaaaactaaaaaaaatggaacgaatatcttttaaaatttcaaaaaaaaaatcaagaaatcgtGATGTGCTTGGTAATGCAAGCTTGTGGAAAAGAAATGGCGCGAATTGTACCATCGCGAATAGTGATCTTTTCCTACAGAAGAGAGGGACGCAGTGCacataattaaattttaatgtaCATACCAttagcacaaaaaagaaaataatctaaGTCGATCTTTTTGACATATCCATCTCTATTACTCATGTATTgcgcgggtgtagcgcagtcggtgagaggtccactgtggccgcacggtcgatgctTCAAAATAGTCCTATTGCCAACctagcctttcatccctccgaagtAGTTGAATTGGTACAAGGcccgtctgggaggatgaaaacactgacttgatacatcgccagcccacaagtcattgtatagtaacgcgtttcaaaacctcatcgattacgaactGCAGCAAAACGCGTTGCCCTATCCCTAAAGGATGGCCAGAGacattatcctttatctttatgTCAATCACTAAATTCAATGGGTAAAACGGTAAGTGTCACATTGCTCGCCCTTGCGAGTTATTCTATTCCACGATCAGTAGAGAGAGGCTAGTCGCAAGGCTAAGTGGCACGTAGAGTGGTGGCAGATAGTGGCTAAACGGCGGACCAAAGGCAGTTTTGTACCTGTCCTGAGACACAGATGGATCCAGAGAATGCCGTTTCTGCAGTCCCACAATCGATTTGTAATACCTTTGTATCCCAACGTCGATGAGGTCAAATGCCCGCAACTAATTCACTTTGAATCGATCACTAAGGTGCAAGTGAGCTGATTAGGAGTCCCCTCCAATAAATAAGGTCCATGTTACCACTCAGGAAGGTTTGCAACCTCAGCCCAAAATCCGTGAGGCACTTTTCCCCTATCATCGTGCGCTGTCCGCTTATTGTAAGCATCTCTCAGAACTAGCGTATGCGCCTGGGCTCGAATTTCTCAGCGGAACCTCCTCCAACTATCACATGCATGCTTGATGCTTCCTCAAAACACCTCAGAAGGTTCGTGACCTATCTTCTGCCCGTATGAACGTTAATCTGTAAGTTATCTTTGCCAACATGGACGCACGCCCTTTTGTCTTGCATCACACCAGCGGCGGCCACTGCAGATCCATGTCCATCGTTCCGATCAGGGCTATCTTAACATTTGACTCAGTCGTACCACTTACCACAAGATGAATCGCCATCCGAAGACATCTCTCCACCTATCACCGTCACTCTTCACCCTGTCGAAGCTTGTCAGCCATATGCTTAAGGCAATTTCGAAATCTTGGATACCTACCACATAGGCCAATAGGGACAACAATATAACCTGCGTGTAGAGCGAAGCTGTGATTTGCGCCTAGTACTAGTAGAAACCCTATCACATTCCATCCATTTCGACCACACCTTCAGTCTCAACCATCTAGTTACATGCGACATCTGCGTGGTGGTGCATCCTCGATGATTTTTATACCACTCTACGAAATATGCGTGTCTACGAGATTGTTGACGAAGCTACAATTCCGCACTAAACAGGATCGTTGTGGAGATTGTTGAAAGCCAGAGACATGGCAGTCCATCATGGAAATCATCGACGCGATAGAGCGGCTAACCACGGCATAAACGAACATCCACACCCGCCGTGCATCATCGACCAGAATATAACCGCACCATTAAGATCACTCCTGATGAGGACTCCTTTGTGGATCATCTCCAAAAATTCTACATATCGATTCCCTTCCTTAAACATTTACTTCAGGTGGCCACCGCATCGCAGCATACGACGAATTTAATATTTTGCACCAACGTCTGAATGCCATCACGCTGTTTCTTCGCGCAGTAGTTCCACTCACagagaaaaaccaaagaaaactgAGTGGACACCTCATACTTTTATATCATCTATTCTTACTCAAACCATATCCACAGCATCCGCTACCATGCCACATACCACATCAACTGCTTCCCAGCCATAGCCTTCATTATCCGCGTTGGAAACCATCTCCACTTTATCTATCCATCTCAGTACGTCAATCGCTCGAACCTCATAAAACCCATGACTAGTCATCCATCCGACCACCATCAACATCAAAAGTCACCACATAGACCAGATGCATCCGCTACCGAATATCACCGCTTCTCGTCTTCGCGTCAGTAGCCGCACGACCATGAGAACAATCCATCTGTTTCCTACGCAACGATGACTATTACACTTATTATTGTCAACGTTATACCAATTATATAGACCGCTGTATGTGATTTGCAGGTTGCCACAGTTGTTTAAGCCTCCTGTCAAGGTAGGACGTGACAACGACTTTCAACTACTCTTCGATCAAATTGTTGCCCTATCTCAGATTAATTATGAGGCCAAATACTACTATAGGAATTGAGCGCAATTCACATCATCTAATTATTAACCGCTTATACCACTTCACCGCATATGACATACCGTCTCATAGCATTTATACACCATCTTTCCATATAAGTTGAGCAATTACACTTCATCTTGCCCTATTATCACAGGGTCACTCACTGTCATCCATAATTGCTATCATCATGTTCCACTACACCAGTTGTACGACCCCCTTCCCTCCTTTAGAAACCACGGAGGAATACAAAATGCTCCTTCACGCCCTCAGCTTGACCCTTCTAGGTAGTTCTGTCAACCCTTATCAACCCTTATGTTTCAGTTGTTGAACTGAACCATTAACTTCACCTGCATCGAGCCGTTGTCCTACACTTCGTCATGAGTCACGTTGCAGTCAGTGAACGTCCTCTAATGTAAATCAGCTATGTCAAGCAAGTTAGTAGAACACCGTTCCTCTTCTATCATAGTCAACTTCGTCATGATCGGACAATACTTTTGCTCACGAGCATATAGCTGCCGTTCTGCATGATAGTTTTAAGAAAGTGTGAGCCGCCAGCTGACTCGTAGGTGATGATCTGTCGACCGTTTGgcctttcaaaaattccacatATGGCCTATCTTCGCATACTTTCCCAGCCAACGTTCCATCGCGAGAAAATCGCCGCAAGTGCTTCTTGAGCTCCAGCTGGGCAATAAGGGCGGGTTTCCAGCGTGCTGGGTCCAGTCTGTTTCGTTACCGTTTGGCATGCGTTCTCGTCCTGCGTCTAAAATTGCACTGCAGTATTTCGTATTCGTGCGTACGCCCTAAACCCCATTCATCCCACAATATCCACCGGGTGACATTCAGCGGGGCCCAAACCGCGAACCTTCAACTGCATCTCAAGACGAGCGCCACAATCCATCTGAGACCACTGTGAAGTGGCCTGCTGTAGACTGCATTCAATCTGCCTGTATTGTATGTAGTATGTTGTTAACCACTATGTTGATGTATTAAGGAAATGGATGCACTCATCATTGATCGTGTCTTACCGAAAATATTGGTCCACTTCAATTGACCACTTGGAGATAGGGTTGGGGCATGGGGATTGGGGGCAGTCCAGACTCTCGAAGACCGAACCGAGCCAGAGGGACGGGACCTAGATCGCAAGTTCGCAGAGATTCGGAGAAGCTACACCGCCATGTGGTGGCCAATCCAGCACGAGCCTCTCTGGATCCGATTATTTCTGTCTGGAAACCTTCACAAAAATTAACACATTGAAAAATTACTCAAACGAAGAAGTCGATAGTCAACCCACTTCTGCCCTCATTCTTGAAAATCTAAGGGAGAGTCTACTTGAAAATCATTTGCACATATCGTATATTGCACCGGGAGATCATCGAATCACAAATGACGAAGTAGCGTTAAGCCTGTGTTTAGCTGTCGGGGCAAGATGGAtgaagaagcgaaaaaagcGAATGCATAAGTGGTTGACAGAGCAAGAAAagacttattttttctagtatCATTCCCCTCCAATTAGATCGTGGTTCTTTAAGAGGTCACATTGAAGAGGCGACATTGTAAGTTTCCTTGatattcattttccttttcagcaaacccttctcttcaaacttcagctGACTCCCTTTCGTAAATAATGGTGGTCCTGTCAAACAGCTAAACTGCATAACTTTATGTAAAACGGAATTCGTCTCTGCGTACAGTCTTTGAACCGTAGAGAAATATTTGGGATAATGAAAATGAGCTAGGTTTGTTTGAGCTCTCAGTGTGCAAGTTGGCGTTCGTAGTACAAGAATATTAGAAAAGCATTGGTATATTGTTGTTGATAGAGCAATCTgttttaaattataattaagTTTCAACGGTTTTCTACCGGATTACTGTGGCGTCGAGATGTGCCTGGATACCAAACAGCGAAATTTGGATTCAGATATTGGAACCCTACCCAAAACTGAACGGTCAAGATTTTCTATTGTCTTGTCTCATTCTACAAAATGGTTTCCTAATCTATGTAGGCTGTCAATGTAATGTGGCGAAAAATGTTGTGAGAAGCTTGTTTAAAAACAGGTAACATGTATTCTCCAGCACAAATTCCAGTGCGTCGCTCCATCCGGTCTGAGCGCAACGTCGAAAGGCGTTGCGAAAGCTGATCTAACCACATGCTGCTTAAtagatttttgatttcttcgacttcttctctGATTTGAATAGACAAGAGTACGGGGCAAAATGGAAGTTTTCCGAACTTTGCGAATATACAATACTAGAACAATGTCTTCAGACGCTGACCAACATGTTCTTCCCGAAGCCGAGATGATCAGCAGACGGGGCGACAGTTGAGCGAAAGTAAGCATTATTCACGCAAAAAAGATTCATACCATCTGGGAGCCAATCTCTTGTCCGTCTCGTTGATCCTCACAAAATTCTGTCAGTAGAGATTTTGCATTGAACAGTCGGAAGATTGGGATCAAGAGACAGTGAGGAGAAATAACAACTGGTTGATCTCCACGAATAATCTACTTCTACTTAATGACATTGGCAACTGATGAAaccaaataaaaggataaagttaaggataaagtttctggcgttaatcaatccgattgagatgcgcccccacgtttaCTTTAacttagaatcgtttgagattttacgaacgtgtaactggcgtgtacaatgacttgcggtgggtagccgatgtgtcaagtcagcgtttttatcctcccagacaagtctggtaccaatttattgactccggagggatgaaaggcttggtgagta
This is a stretch of genomic DNA from Necator americanus strain Aroian chromosome II, whole genome shotgun sequence. It encodes these proteins:
- a CDS encoding hypothetical protein (NECATOR_CHRII.G5371.T2) gives rise to the protein MDCGARLEMQLKVRGLGPAECHPTQDENACQTVTKQTGPSTLETRPYCPAGAQEALAAIFSRWNVGWESMRR
- a CDS encoding hypothetical protein (NECATOR_CHRII.G5371.T1), with the protein product MRAETEIIGSREARAGLATTWRCSFSESLRTCDLGPVPLARQIECSLQQATSQWSQMDCGARLEMQLKTQDENACQTVTKQTGPSTLETRPYCPAGAQEALAAIFSRWNVGWESMRR